The genomic stretch GCTCTAGCGGTAGCCCGGCCAACAAGGCCTGGCCCGATAAGGCCCGGCCTTCTTTAGCCAACAACCATTGCAACGCATCCAACAAAGCATCGACGTGCTGCGCTTGCGAGACTTTCCACTGTGGAGCATGAACACCCATACCCAGCTCCGTTACATGTAAACGTGCAATTGATCGTCGGTATCACCGGGAGTTGCCTCGGGTACCAATACGGCCGAACTGGAAGAAGATGTGGTATCGACAATCAGTGAGCCACTGCCCAGCAGGGCCTGAATTATCTCGCTGTTGTTACTGCCCAGCGCAGTCAGGTCCACTCCGTCGAGCACGATGGTTTGGTCTACATCAGCACCGACGCCGTCGGCATTGATGCTGATATGGGTACTGCCATCAACCAGTGTGAAACTCAGGTAATTGTCGAGCTGACCGCTCTCTTCACCCAGCAGTAGCTGTGACAGATCAAGAGCGTCTTCGCCGACACCGAAGTCCCCGATATGGTCAATGCCCTGCTCACCGGCGTGCCAGCTGAAACGGTCAGCACCGGTGCCGCCGAACATCAGGTCATTACCCTGGCCACCGGAGATTTGGTCATCCCCACCTTGGCCGAAGATAAGATCGTTACCGGCGCCGCCTTGGATAACGTCATCCCCTCCCCGCTCGTCACCGGCAGCGTTCAGAGCTGAGGCGTTGTAGCGGATAAAGTCACGCAGCTGCTCGTCAGTTGGTGCGCTGCCGTTAACGCTTTGCAGGTAGTCCACCAAGGCTTGCAGGCCCTGCCCGTCATGGCTACCGGCATCGTGGCCGTTCCAGGACAGAAAATCGGTATTGAGTACGTCACCGAAAATGATGTCGTTCCCCTCACCGCCAATCAGAGTGTCGCTGCCCACGGCATTGGGGTTGGCTTGGTCAAAGCCGTCTTGCAAGGCGGCATCGAGATCTTCGGCGGTGTTGATGATGGTAGGCTCCCCAACGGTTCCGGTTACCTCCCTGGCATTGTTGCCCCAGCCGAAGTGGATAGTGTCCTGGCCGGTGGTGTCGGTATTGTCGAAGAACCGCAGATAGTCGCTGTTGACACCGTCACCGATACCAATGGCGTTGAAGATAATAGGGTTTGCACCATTGCCATTGAGCATGGAAGAGACGGCATTGACGGAGTGATCCATCACTTCATAGTCGGTCCTGTCGCCGGGCCCCTGGTTATTACCATAGGCGGTGGGGTTGCCGTCAGTCAGGAAGAACGACAGGTTGATGAAGTCCTCTCCGCTGCTTTGTCCGCCGGTGACGCTGTTGAACCAGGAGACGGCGTCGTTGAACGCCGCCTCATAGTTGGTAGAGCCATTGGCGTGAAGGTTGTCGATGGCATTGAGCAACAACTGCACATTGCTGCTGTTAAGACCCATGACGGTAGTGGCGGTGCCCAAAGTCGAAGAGAAGGGGATGAGGCGCACATTCACGGTGCCGGAATGGCCTTCCAACTCATGGGCCAGGTTGGCCAGGGCGTTTTTCGCCAAAGCCATCCGGCTCATGTTACTGCCGGACTGGTCATTCATGCTGCCAGAGGTATCCACCAGCAGGGT from Gallaecimonas pentaromativorans encodes the following:
- a CDS encoding type I secretion C-terminal target domain-containing protein: DPNDPIVVNVTMVVTDNEGDPAQDTFSVTFLDDGPAVDMDSFSVDNQAGLYTGTWTVDSGIDGFSSDPLHLLNSAQGINVNLLSDLGDNADVSRVDIYNGSDYVGEQLTVQYDGQTFFTLLMKADGTYEFNLVTPNPSSTEQVTFNQNIGAHRAVLWAEEILLKSSPTATLDTDIRFTSESGFINTSTVGLGVGSNWLDPGESLTASFFNGDGDSDATSHSTVQKAVDEVSLTFKVNGSSATLSFELLDANGNVLATVSHVSVSDSGIVTINAADVGISDFYGVNVIHESGSDVRLLGMSTSVEILPDSQTLNFDVEVVDGDGDSTHSPFNVTIDAGATPDSIIIVGDNSSDNNGSSTPFVIGSGSGQVTGGDGNDILVGDVGGTSIITVPGANYNITLLVDTSGSMNDQSGSNMSRMALAKNALANLAHELEGHSGTVNVRLIPFSSTLGTATTVMGLNSSNVQLLLNAIDNLHANGSTNYEAAFNDAVSWFNSVTGGQSSGEDFINLSFFLTDGNPTAYGNNQGPGDRTDYEVMDHSVNAVSSMLNGNGANPIIFNAIGIGDGVNSDYLRFFDNTDTTGQDTIHFGWGNNAREVTGTVGEPTIINTAEDLDAALQDGFDQANPNAVGSDTLIGGEGNDIIFGDVLNTDFLSWNGHDAGSHDGQGLQALVDYLQSVNGSAPTDEQLRDFIRYNASALNAAGDERGGDDVIQGGAGNDLIFGQGGDDQISGGQGNDLMFGGTGADRFSWHAGEQGIDHIGDFGVGEDALDLSQLLLGEESGQLDNYLSFTLVDGSTHISINADGVGADVDQTIVLDGVDLTALGSNNSEIIQALLGSGSLIVDTTSSSSSAVLVPEATPGDTDDQLHVYM